The following are from one region of the Treponema denticola genome:
- a CDS encoding OmpA family protein: MKKVRVLLLLLSVLFMFSCKSAPKQKEEKPAEPEKTQEQVVKEETDKKANEKNMSDDYYTVYFAPQSYQIDQFTAQILKEIGEDLKAKNVKKIVIYGHSAKLDSQKDEDRIALQRAIAVASYFQKMKLFDANNIIVEGKGAREPARSHSEITDRLKNRRVEIHSVK, encoded by the coding sequence TTGAAAAAAGTAAGAGTATTACTTTTACTATTGTCTGTTCTTTTTATGTTTTCCTGTAAGTCTGCTCCCAAGCAAAAAGAAGAAAAGCCGGCTGAACCTGAAAAAACTCAAGAACAAGTAGTAAAGGAAGAAACAGATAAGAAAGCAAATGAAAAAAATATGTCTGATGATTATTACACAGTATATTTTGCACCGCAATCTTATCAAATCGACCAGTTTACTGCACAGATACTAAAAGAAATAGGCGAAGATCTAAAAGCAAAAAATGTAAAGAAAATCGTCATTTACGGTCACAGTGCAAAACTGGATTCACAAAAGGATGAAGATCGTATTGCATTACAGCGGGCAATTGCTGTTGCAAGCTATTTTCAAAAAATGAAGCTGTTTGATGCGAACAATATAATCGTAGAAGGTAAAGGAGCACGTGAACCAGCCCGAAGCCATTCAGAGATTACTGACCGCTTAAAAAACCGAAGAGTAGAAATTCACAGTGTTAAATAA
- a CDS encoding OmpL47-type beta-barrel domain-containing protein: MIKKIFFVAVCSLLVVSAWAQAPSIVGTDYVRPAIHYVEEGSNYVNSDVFFKLRSADKETGLDFVEFALNGAAFMRYKNPFQLLEEGKYDISYRGFDNSGNLELPKTLSVIVDNTAPDTMIKTTEPLYNDGAVVYCSSNTKWYVSAADIVGGSGVAAGYMGTDLNSLKISGNGKESEQTYVSLDGEGPVNLYYTAIDNVGNLAPIKLLAVTIDRTAPVVSIANSNRLINKDEEYMVFPSNNVVDEEGRVIVSTSETVSFAAKDDLSGVDAIYVKVNDGEYTKYVEPIRFTQNAVYKIEVKAIDNVGNVSDPVLYTFYVDQITPNSEVDIIDRTGNLLPATTPANAQ; the protein is encoded by the coding sequence ATGATTAAAAAAATTTTTTTCGTAGCCGTATGTTCACTTTTAGTTGTTTCAGCTTGGGCACAGGCTCCTTCGATTGTCGGAACAGACTATGTCCGCCCCGCAATTCACTATGTTGAAGAAGGCTCCAACTATGTAAACAGTGATGTCTTTTTTAAACTAAGATCAGCCGATAAGGAAACCGGTCTTGACTTTGTAGAATTTGCCTTGAATGGAGCAGCCTTTATGAGATACAAAAACCCCTTCCAACTTCTTGAAGAAGGAAAATATGATATTTCATACAGAGGATTTGATAACAGCGGAAACCTGGAATTGCCCAAAACCTTGTCGGTAATCGTAGACAATACGGCTCCTGATACAATGATCAAGACAACAGAACCTTTGTACAATGACGGTGCAGTAGTTTATTGCTCATCAAATACAAAGTGGTATGTTTCTGCCGCCGACATTGTCGGAGGATCAGGTGTAGCAGCCGGTTACATGGGAACGGACCTTAACTCTCTTAAAATTTCCGGAAACGGAAAAGAGTCGGAGCAGACCTATGTTTCTTTAGATGGTGAAGGACCCGTAAACCTTTATTACACAGCTATTGACAATGTAGGAAACCTTGCTCCTATTAAGTTACTCGCAGTTACTATCGACAGAACAGCACCCGTTGTAAGCATTGCAAATTCAAACCGTCTTATCAACAAGGATGAGGAGTACATGGTATTCCCCAGCAATAATGTTGTAGATGAAGAAGGCAGAGTTATTGTTTCTACAAGTGAAACCGTTTCATTTGCAGCAAAAGACGACCTTTCAGGCGTTGATGCAATTTATGTAAAAGTAAATGACGGAGAATATACCAAGTATGTAGAACCGATCAGATTTACACAAAATGCAGTTTACAAAATCGAAGTTAAAGCTATCGATAACGTAGGCAATGTTTCTGATCCTGTCTTATACACATTCTATGTTGATCAGATTACACCTAATTCGGAAGTTGATATAATCGACAGGACCGGGAATCTTCTCCCGGCCACAACCCCCGCAAATGCCCAGTAA
- a CDS encoding S-methyl-5-thioribose-1-phosphate isomerase, whose translation MREDYNLGFILQYENVAWFDEECGEVRILDRRIYPEKKEFCICKTYEEVAKAIADMVTQSGGPFAAAAMGMALAAYQGKNLSKTAYLEFMKEAAYALSHARPTTSKAMQLITAESLSLFENLIKNGAFSNEIITALKQNAVEQNNVRYKKNTAAGSFFADLVPDGSSILTQCFGETTVGGYLRRFKETDKNIKVFCAETRPYFQGARLTASLAYDMGFDTTVITDNMIALLMSEKKIDFCVSASDVISLDGSIINKIGTLQIAIAANYFGIPYYAIGFPDKNYVSAKEVKIEYRNPEDVLYAMGKRTAILPDDCKHKNKSGSISGIYPAFDITPYELCSGIITDEGFFKPRV comes from the coding sequence ATGAGAGAAGATTATAACTTAGGGTTTATTTTGCAATATGAAAATGTTGCTTGGTTTGATGAAGAATGCGGAGAGGTGCGTATTTTAGACAGGCGTATTTATCCCGAAAAAAAAGAATTTTGTATATGTAAAACATATGAAGAAGTAGCAAAGGCCATTGCCGACATGGTAACCCAAAGCGGAGGGCCTTTTGCAGCGGCTGCTATGGGGATGGCCCTTGCTGCTTATCAAGGAAAAAATCTTTCAAAAACGGCATACCTTGAGTTTATGAAAGAGGCAGCCTATGCTCTATCCCATGCCCGTCCTACCACAAGCAAGGCAATGCAGCTTATTACAGCCGAATCCTTGAGCCTCTTTGAAAATCTAATAAAAAACGGAGCATTTTCAAATGAAATTATTACCGCTCTAAAGCAGAATGCTGTAGAACAAAACAATGTCAGGTATAAAAAAAATACGGCAGCCGGTTCTTTTTTTGCCGATTTGGTTCCTGACGGATCTTCAATTTTAACCCAATGTTTTGGAGAGACTACAGTCGGCGGATATTTACGCAGGTTTAAAGAAACCGATAAAAATATAAAGGTTTTTTGTGCCGAAACCCGTCCATATTTTCAAGGAGCCCGATTGACCGCTTCCTTGGCCTATGACATGGGCTTTGACACGACCGTCATTACCGACAATATGATAGCCCTTTTAATGAGCGAAAAAAAAATTGACTTTTGTGTTTCAGCTTCTGACGTTATAAGCCTTGACGGTTCGATTATTAATAAAATAGGAACCCTTCAGATTGCTATAGCTGCAAATTACTTTGGTATTCCTTATTATGCAATAGGTTTTCCCGATAAAAATTATGTTTCTGCAAAAGAAGTAAAAATTGAATATAGAAATCCTGAAGATGTACTTTACGCTATGGGAAAAAGAACTGCAATTTTACCGGATGATTGTAAACACAAAAATAAGAGCGGTTCAATCTCAGGGATTTATCCCGCCTTTGATATAACGCCTTATGAACTTTGTTCAGGTATCATTACGGATGAGGGCTTTTTTAAGCCTAGAGTTTAA
- a CDS encoding APC family permease produces MEAKKEKRNLNLFNIFSLGFGGAVGSGIFVLTGLGIAATGKSIVVSIMAGCIFMLLAYFYNVLLSSMFMFEGGDYSQKALVFNPFFTGINGYITFINGFSVAMYSLAMVNYAGIVFPQILPYTKLIAIIIITLFFAATIRGSKFVSTINNIMTLVLILAIIFYIVFGVPKVKPGYFTDPNFFTGGFKGIIAGIAIMGWACQGTTMGPVSVSAVTIKPKKNIPYGIFLVTIAIAIVYGLMGYVSAGVLPISEVAGQNLSLVASEIFPRSIFILFIMGGAVFAIATSMITGIIMVRYPILKVAQAGWLPKFFTQTTQTGYPWAVYGIYYILSILPVLLGLKLDAIVSLVMIPAMLTNLYTNIKCIKVIRDYPEQWKKSVLHMPRILMDIICILSALCAAIVCYNLFMMLSTKEKLLMIGIMVIISILSIYNLKSKHVKIEELEANKRQIIEDALLAETEE; encoded by the coding sequence ATGGAAGCAAAAAAAGAAAAGAGAAATTTAAATTTATTTAACATTTTCTCTCTTGGTTTCGGCGGAGCCGTAGGTTCCGGGATTTTTGTGTTAACAGGCTTAGGAATTGCCGCTACAGGTAAATCCATTGTCGTTTCAATTATGGCTGGTTGTATTTTTATGCTTTTAGCATATTTTTACAATGTCCTTTTATCATCAATGTTTATGTTTGAAGGAGGTGATTATAGTCAAAAAGCCCTAGTGTTTAATCCTTTTTTTACAGGTATAAATGGATACATAACATTTATTAATGGATTTTCTGTTGCTATGTATAGCCTTGCAATGGTAAATTATGCAGGAATAGTTTTTCCTCAAATTCTACCTTACACAAAATTAATTGCGATAATAATTATTACCTTGTTTTTTGCAGCAACTATAAGAGGTTCAAAATTTGTTTCTACAATCAATAATATAATGACCTTAGTATTAATCCTAGCAATTATTTTTTATATTGTATTTGGAGTTCCTAAGGTAAAACCGGGCTATTTCACAGATCCAAATTTTTTTACAGGCGGTTTTAAAGGTATCATTGCCGGTATTGCAATAATGGGATGGGCATGTCAAGGAACCACAATGGGTCCGGTTTCTGTATCGGCAGTAACTATTAAGCCTAAAAAAAATATACCCTATGGCATATTCTTAGTAACAATAGCAATAGCCATTGTTTATGGCTTAATGGGCTATGTATCGGCAGGAGTGCTTCCCATAAGCGAGGTTGCAGGTCAAAATCTTTCACTTGTAGCCTCCGAGATTTTCCCAAGATCAATTTTTATTCTCTTTATAATGGGAGGGGCTGTTTTTGCCATAGCAACATCTATGATTACCGGCATAATAATGGTTCGATATCCAATACTAAAAGTAGCACAAGCAGGTTGGCTCCCAAAATTTTTTACACAAACAACTCAGACCGGTTATCCATGGGCTGTTTACGGTATTTATTACATATTGTCAATTTTACCGGTTTTACTTGGTTTAAAATTAGATGCTATTGTTTCGCTGGTAATGATACCTGCAATGCTTACAAATCTATATACAAATATAAAATGTATTAAGGTGATACGGGATTATCCGGAGCAATGGAAAAAATCGGTATTGCATATGCCCAGAATACTTATGGACATCATATGTATTCTTTCGGCACTTTGTGCAGCTATAGTATGCTATAACCTATTTATGATGCTTTCAACAAAAGAAAAACTTTTGATGATAGGGATTATGGTTATCATATCGATTTTATCAATTTACAATTTAAAATCAAAACATGTAAAAATTGAAGAATTGGAAGCAAATAAAAGGCAAATTATCGAAGATGCCTTACTTGCTGAAACTGAAGAATAG
- a CDS encoding MalY/PatB family protein codes for MIYDFTTKISRKNLGSLKWDLMYSQNPEVGNEVVPLSVADMEFKNPPELIEGLKKYLDETVLGYTGPTEEYKKTVKKWMKDRHQWDIETDWIINTAGVVPAVFNAVREFTKPGEGVIIITPVYYPFFMAIKNQERKIIECELLEKDGYYTIDFEKLEKLSKDKNNKALLFCSPHNPVGRVWKKDELQKIKDIVLKSDLMLWSDEIHFDLIMPGYEHTVFQSIDEQLADKTITFTAPSKTFNIAGMGMSNIIIKNPDIRERFTKSRDITSGMPFTTLGYKACEICYKECGKWLDDCIKVIDKNQRIVKDFFEVNHPEIKAPLIEGTYLQWIDFRALKMDHKAMEEFMIHKAQIFFDEGYIFGDGGIGFERINLAAPSSVIQESLERLNKALKDLKKRH; via the coding sequence ATGATTTACGATTTTACAACAAAAATTTCAAGAAAAAACTTAGGTTCGCTTAAGTGGGACTTAATGTATTCACAAAATCCTGAGGTTGGAAATGAGGTGGTTCCTCTTTCGGTAGCAGACATGGAATTTAAAAATCCGCCGGAACTTATTGAAGGTTTAAAAAAATATCTTGACGAAACAGTGTTAGGATATACAGGACCTACTGAAGAGTATAAAAAAACCGTAAAAAAATGGATGAAGGATAGACATCAATGGGATATTGAAACTGACTGGATAATAAATACTGCCGGAGTCGTTCCTGCAGTGTTCAATGCCGTTAGGGAATTTACAAAACCTGGAGAAGGAGTCATTATCATCACCCCCGTTTATTATCCTTTCTTTATGGCTATAAAAAATCAAGAGCGTAAAATCATAGAATGTGAATTATTGGAAAAAGACGGATATTATACAATCGATTTTGAAAAACTAGAAAAATTATCCAAGGATAAAAACAATAAGGCTTTGCTCTTTTGCTCGCCGCACAATCCTGTAGGCAGGGTTTGGAAAAAAGATGAACTTCAAAAAATAAAGGATATAGTTTTAAAATCCGATCTTATGCTATGGTCAGATGAAATTCACTTTGACTTAATTATGCCCGGTTATGAGCACACAGTGTTCCAATCTATTGATGAGCAACTTGCCGATAAAACGATTACTTTTACTGCTCCGTCTAAAACATTTAATATTGCAGGAATGGGCATGAGCAATATAATAATTAAAAATCCGGATATCAGGGAAAGGTTTACAAAGTCTCGGGATATTACAAGCGGAATGCCATTTACTACACTCGGATATAAGGCTTGCGAAATTTGCTATAAAGAATGCGGAAAATGGCTGGATGACTGCATAAAGGTAATAGACAAAAATCAAAGAATTGTAAAAGATTTTTTTGAAGTAAATCACCCCGAAATAAAAGCTCCTCTTATTGAAGGTACCTATTTACAATGGATAGATTTTAGAGCTTTGAAAATGGATCATAAGGCTATGGAAGAATTTATGATTCACAAAGCTCAAATATTTTTTGATGAAGGCTATATTTTTGGAGACGGAGGTATAGGATTTGAAAGAATCAACTTGGCAGCTCCATCATCTGTTATTCAAGAAAGTTTAGAAAGACTAAATAAGGCCTTAAAAGACCTTAAAAAACGGCATTAA
- a CDS encoding MarR family transcriptional regulator, with protein MLNDIYKKEIINAWVEDNEPIDLIEKRYKNISNIVDRMYDFVLSFSYYYTVRRDYGTGKKYTMIEMHILTDIYDNENITVSALAKKWNRTSSAISQIVHRLIKWGLVYKKVNEADGKVFFLHTTEKAKETVLKHKAYDNRDNIKTRKKLLEAFTVDEMVAFDKILKTYTDILEKNNSKNKPL; from the coding sequence ATGTTGAATGATATTTATAAAAAAGAAATAATTAATGCATGGGTAGAAGACAATGAGCCTATAGATTTGATCGAAAAACGGTATAAAAATATAAGCAATATTGTTGATAGAATGTATGATTTTGTGTTGTCATTTTCTTATTATTATACTGTAAGAAGGGATTATGGTACGGGTAAGAAATATACAATGATTGAAATGCATATTTTGACCGATATTTATGATAATGAAAATATAACGGTTTCAGCCCTAGCAAAAAAATGGAATAGAACATCAAGCGCAATTTCTCAAATTGTACATAGGCTTATAAAATGGGGCTTGGTTTATAAGAAAGTGAACGAAGCTGACGGTAAAGTCTTTTTTTTACATACTACGGAAAAAGCAAAAGAAACGGTTTTAAAGCATAAAGCTTATGACAATAGAGATAATATCAAGACAAGAAAAAAACTTCTCGAAGCTTTTACCGTTGATGAAATGGTAGCTTTTGATAAAATTTTAAAAACTTATACCGATATTCTTGAAAAGAATAACAGCAAAAATAAGCCTTTATAA